AGTTCATCCGGAATTCTCCAACCATCATCTCTAACAACTAATCCCATCGGGTCACCTCTTCTCATTCTCACGTGACCCATTCCCTAATATCTATTCAATGAGAAAGCTACTATTTATTCCTTTCGGGATAGGCTCTAAGAAGTTTTAGAAAAGGGTATAGTAAAAGAGATCCAGCAAAAAAATATCCATGGCTTATATCAAATTCAACTATCAGAAAAGACAATAAAAAAGTAAGTGGTGCAAAGAGATTAAGAAGAACAGCAATGCGAAGAATATAAGGGTATCTTTTAATGACCATAAACAGAGACAAAAATATATTATAAAGTACTATAATTCCAAGAAGTATGCCCTCAAAAATTATTGTCCATGAAGGAGGGCTAATCACTAAAGAATCTGTTAAAACCATTCTAAAGAGAAAAATAATCTGAAAAGAAATTCCTAAGACAAAGAAAAGGAGGAGACTAAACGTTCGCGTGGAATCTTTTATTTGATGTTGCCATTGTGCTTTCATAACCTTGTATTCTCTTAAGAATATAAAAAAGTATTCTTATCAAAAGCTGTAGTGTTCATAACCTACTCCCAACAACAACACATTTAAACGAACCGTTCTTGTCCAGAATAATGACAGAAATTCCAGAAATTCTTTTTCCGCATGAAGAAGTCCGTCCCATCCAGAAAGACGTCATTGCGGACATAAAAGCGGCAGTGGAAAATAAAGAGCACATTTTGCTCCACGCCCCAACAGGACTTGGAAAATCCGCGGCAGCGCTCTCAGCAACACTTCCCCATGCGCTAAAAAATAATCTCACAGTTTTCTTTCTCACCAGCAGACACACCCAACATGAAATCGCGATCCGAACGCTGCAGGAAATAAAAGAAAAATACAACATCAAACTAATAGTCGCAGATATAATCGGAAAAAAATGGATGTGCCTTTTCCCTGGCATTGAAGAACTCACTTCTGGAGAGTTCACCGAGTTTTGCAAAGCAACAGTTGAAGGAGGCAAGTGCGAGTTTTACACGAATGTCAGAACCAATTTCAAGCTTTCTGTGCAGGGACAAAAGACAGTCGCGGAAGTAAAGCAAAATATTCATCCAACAGAAGAAATCATAAACATCTGCAGGCAGGATAGTGTCTGTCCCTACGAAATCACTATGGAAATGGTTAAAGAAGCGGATGTGATTGTGGGAGATTATTCCTACATTTTCAATCCAATGATCTCCGAAGTTCTTTTCAGAAAAACAGGAAAAACAATGGATAAAGCAATAGTGATTGTCGATGAAGGACATAACCTTCCGTCACGAGTGAGAAGCAGCGCGTCAATAAAGCTTACCAGCATCATGCTAAAAAATGCAATCAAGGAAGCAAGAAAATATCAGTATACAGAAACCTTAGAGTCGTTGGTGAATATCCAGAATATCCTCATCAACAGTGCGCATTCATTAGCTGTTGGTCAGCAAAAGTTAATGGCGCGGGAAGATTTTATGCAACAAGTTCAGATGTTCAAAGAGTACAAAAAACTCATGGAAGATCTCACATTCATAGCAGAAGCAGTCAGACAATTACAGAAGAAAAGCGCGATAGGTGGAATTGTAAACTTTTTGAAATGGTGGGAAGGGCAATCAGAAGGGTTTGCAAGAATCCTTGAAATAAATCGTTCACAACAGGAAATCATCATCTCCTTGCATTATAAATGCTTGGATCCTTCTGTCGTCACAAAACAAATCATCGAGCAGACATACAGCACGATAATCATGTCAGGAACACTCACGCCGACAAACATGTATAGAGACATATTAGGTTTTGACAAAGAAAATACAACAGAGCATGTCTACGACAGTCCGTTTCCAGAAAAAAATAGAATGTGTCTCGTTGTTCCAAAAACAACAACAAAATTCACAGAGCGAAGTGAGCAGCAGTTTAATGCAATAGCGCAGGAGTGCGCGGTCATGACAAACGCGGTGAAAGGTAATTCTATCATCTTCTTTCCAAGCTATGCGATGCGTGACGCGGTGTACAAATATTTCAGTACAGAATCAAAACGTACACTTTTTTCAGAAGTGCCAAATATGAGCAAAGAAGAGAAAGGAGAGCTTCTGGAGAAATTCAAGTCTTACAAAGAGATCGGCGCAGTGCTTCTCGGAGCAGTTTCTGGCTCCTATGGAGAAGGAGTGGATTTGCCAGGAGATTTGCTCAAGTGCGTTATCATTGTGGGTCTTCCGCTCACCACCCCTGATTTAGAAACAAAACAGCTCATTGAATATTTCGAGAATAAGTTCAAGCGCGGTTGGGATTACGGCTATGTGTTTCCCGCGTTTAATAAAATTCTGCAGAATGCGGGACGCTGTATTCGAAGCGAAACAGATAGGGGAGTTATTGTCTTTATGGACGAGCGCTATGGCTGGCCGATGTACAGCAGATGTTTCCCAGAAGATTTGCATGTCGAAATGAGCACAGAACCAGAAGTCGATATTCAGTTATTTTTTGGGAAGAAATAATTAAAGCGCTAAATACACAACAATCGCAGAAGCAATTCCAATTAATGTGCCAACAAAAACTTCTATAGGCTGATGTCCTAATGATTGATGCATCTTACGAGAAATAGCAATGTGAAATTTTGTTTTCAAAACAGTGATCACGTTAGTAAGCACTTTACTTTCTTCACCAACAGTTCGGCGAACTCCAACTGCGTCGCGAATAACAATAGCGGCGAAAACAAATGAAACAAAGAATAATGGGCTAAACCCTTCAGTGAGAAGCAATATCACAACAAGGGATACAACAATTGCTGCGTGTGCGCTAGGCATACTGCCGGTCACAAACAAATCTTCCCAAATAAATTTCTGCCTTTGTTTGAAAACGAGCAATACTATTTTGACACCTTGCGCTGCGATAACTGCAACGATAATTGCCCAGAAAACAGGGCTTGCGAAAAGATCGTAGAAATTTATCATTTTATCCGAGCATCACCAATGCAGTGATGACCCCTTCTCCTCCGCTGTTTTCTTCCATTGCTTTGCCGATGATTGCGCCTGCGCATTTATTATAATCTGCGCACGCCATAGCGTAGCCAGGAGTTGATGATGTGGTGAGTAAATCTCCTAAGTGAACAGTTCCAATGACTTTTGTTGGAACAACGCCGGATAACGCAACAGGAACACCTTCTGAAAGACCCATGGTAATGGTAGGGTCGGTGGAAATAATTCCAGCTGCAAGTTTATCGTAAGGGGTCGTTGTTTTTCTCACATGATTTGCTGAAGTTGGATCGAGGACAACAACATCTCCCGGTTCAAGATTATCTCCAATAAAATGTTCCGCGATGTCGCAGCCAGAACAGCTGCCGACACGTAATGTGCCATCTACTTTTGCATCATCTGGTGTATAAATTCCATAATTATAACAACCAATGTATCCTGTATTGCCAGATCCAAAATTATATCCTTTAACACCGCATTCAAGCGAACTTGTGCTTCTGCTGTAACCATAAACGCCTGTTGCATCGCTAGTTCCTTCAACGCCGTACGTCTCACCATCACCCCTTACTCCAATAACATCACTATTTCCATAAACTCCATAATAATCTCCGTCACCATAAACACCGCCGACATCACCTACAAATTTAGCGCCGTAATGATCAGATGCTGCAACATAAACACCATATGTATCAGCAGATGGAATATACAATCCATAATCTGCACCGCTTGTATAAAAACCATAATTGGTAGAATATGCTTTTACTCCTATGCCACTTCCTGAAGAGTCATATCCATAGACTGCGGGTGCGCCACCAGTTGCATAGCCATACACTGCAGCATAACTGGATGAAGTTGCATCACTTTTTCCATAGATTCCTCTCCCTTCTTCAGAATATCCAAAAAGAGCAGTTCCAATGCCTGTGTTTTTAGAATATAATGAATAGCTGTTTCCTGTCGTAATGTAGACTGGAATATCATTCGAGCCTTCAGTGATATAAAGAGAAGCAGGCGAAGAGAGTCCCGGGTCACTATCGGTTCCAATAACAACGTTAGCCTCGTTAGAGAAATAATACTCTCCGTCAGCGAAAACCCCCGGGCTGACATCAGCAGCGGTTTGTGTGTATGACGCAGCGGTTATGGAAGGAAGAAATAATAATAATGCAAAAATAATTAGTAACTTTTTCATAAAAACACCTCTTTTTTGTTTTTCTTAGTTTTCCTGTATTTATACATTTCGAATATGGTTTTTTCAGCAGAAACTTTATATACTAAAGGTGAATGCTTATTCACTAAAGATGAATGTTTATTTCCAAAAGGTGAATATATGCTTTTTACAGAAAATGAGAGAAAAGTGCTCAAAATCATTGGGACAAGTGGCGGAAATTTATCTATAAATGGTCTGAGCAATGAAGTTAATATCTCTGCAGGAAGCGCGTATAAAGTTCTTACTAAATTTGAAAAAGAGGAAATTATTACTCCTCATCCTTTTTCAAACATTGTAACCTATCAATTTAATTTTGAAAATGAGAAAACAAAGCCCCTTCTTCAACTTGTTTATACTCCTGATAAACTAGAGGGGAAAATAAAAAGACGAGCGGAAGAATTTCTTGCTCTCAAAAAGCTCACATCCCTCTGTATTTTTTTTGGATCTTATATTACTTCAAAAGCAAAACCATCTGATTTGGATGTTCTTTTTGTTATTGAAAAAGAGAACTATAACACATTCAAACAAGCGCTTGCAAAGGCTCAGGATATAACTCCTGTGAAAATACATGATATTGTACAAACACAAAGTGACCTTATTCAGAATTTGAAAAAACATGACCCTATTGTTGTTAGTGCGATCCAGACGGGCATTGTTCTTTGGGGCTATGAAACGCTTGTTCAGGTGATTAAGGATGCAAATCAATGATAAACTTAAGAAATGTTTAGATGAAGGGAAGCGAAAAGGAGAAAGACATAAAGGATTGCAGAAAGTCCTCCCCAATGAAAAGCGTATGCAGGAGCATTTGTCAAAAGCAAATCATATTTTTGGAGGAATAACTGCGTTTAGAGAATTAGGGTATGGTGACTTTTCCGCAAGCGCTGCGTTTTATACTCTTTATCATGGCTTGCTTGCTCTTCTTGCGCAAAGAGGCTATGAATCTAGAAATCAATCATGTACATTTGCGCTTGTCGAAGAATGGATAAAAAATAACGAAATTACTTTCCTAACAGGCAATGATATCAAAGAAATTTTTGATAGGGAAGTGACAGAAAATCTTGAGCAAAGCAGTAAAATTGTGGATGTTCGTGAACGAATGCAATATGGAACAAAAACAGATTTGAGTGATATGGAATTTGAACTTCTTAAAAAAAGAACAAAAGAGTTATTTGACAAGATCAAACAAGAAGTAGAGAAGAATATTAAATGAAACGATCACTTTCCTGAGTTGGAAAGGCGGTTTCTCTGGAATTCTTTCCAAAACTTTAAATAGCTCTTTCTCTGAGAAAAAGGCATGCGCAAAGGAATAGCGAAGCAGCATAAGGAGATAGTGGACTATATTGTTCGCCAGCGAAAGGCAGGGCATCTTGATGGAAAGATTCGAACAAAGATGGAAATTCACGGGCATACACCTGAAAATCTGAATCTGTATTTTCAGCTTGCTGACGAGCATCTGCAATCAAGCAAAGTGATGCAGTCTGTCTTTTCTGTTCTTCTTGTTGCTCTTGTTCTTGGCGCGCTCCTAGTGACTGCGCAGAGCACAGGCATGACTGCAGCTGTTGCAACAACATTGACAGGTGCGCCAACGTGGAGTTGGAGCTGGAGCGGGTTTGGCGGTTCATACGATTGTGGTGACGATTATCCCGCGGACGCTGATGATGTAATGGATTTGTCTGATTGCGTTGCTGATGAAGATGAGACATCAGATTATCTTTTTTGTTATGTGAATAATTCAGTAACGTCTGATGAAATATCTCCAGATGGTTCAAATGATGATTGGTATTCAACGAATGTGGATGAGGATATTTCTTCTGTTTCAAGTATTGATACTGTTGCGTTGTTAGAGAGCGCGTATATTTTTCCTTGGTCTGCTGCGACAGAGAGTTATGACAATGTGGATTGCTTTAGTTGGGAGCATGGCATGACGAGAACAGAAGATTGGCATTCATGTAACGCGACGGCGTCTGCGGATATTGAGCCACCAAATCTCGTGTTTTATTACACAGACGCGGCAGATGAAGAGAATGTTTCTTATGGTGGAGTTTCAACAGAATTATCGTTGAATAGTTCGTATTATTTGTGTCTTGATGAGTTGGAGTGTACGACAGAAACATCTGCATGTTCAGATGGTTCATATTGTGTTGGACGATTGGATGATGAGGATGGCAGTAGTTGGTATCCTTGCGATACAACTCTTGATGCGGATTATTATAGGTGTTGTACTGGTGGCTGTGACGCGAAGGAGATGGTTTGTGGGGAGTATGTTGGTTCCGATACACGTTCAGCAGTAGAGTTTGATGAATGTTCTTCAGATGGAACTTCAGGGTGTTGTTCTGAAGCAACAGATTGCGTGTATGATGGGGAGTGCTATAGTGAAGAGGAGACAATTGAGTATCTTTCAGGATCATTTGGAGTGTGTGTGGGGAGCGGTCCTTGTATCGAAGGCACTGCTGAGATCTTGACTTTTGTTTGTTCTGATGAACATTGGTGTCCAGAAGGGTTTGAGTATTCTTCAAGAACTCAAACTTGTACACCAACACAAGCAGCATGTTATGATGCAAGTAATGCTGATTATTGCAATTACATTTTTGGAACTGATGATGCAGATGATTGGGAAGCGGATACAGATGGAGTACAAGCAGGATGTATTCAACCAGATGGAGACGCTGTCGTCTACAATGAATCATGTATTTATTCAGGAACATACGGTGGAGTAGATTACTACTTCTACCAAGACATTACATGGTACTAAAAGAGGTGTTATTCGATAATGAAATTCTTCTGGACAATAGAAAAAATAGAACTATTCGTAAAAATCTATAAAGAACTGGCAAAACAAGATCCGAAGCGGAGAAAAGAATTTGAAGAAAAGGCAAAAGCACTTGTCGTCTTGATTGCAATTTTAAAACAAATTCCAGAAAACAGAAGATCTATGGGAATGTTAGCAGGGTTTCTATCTCAAGTGAATGAAGAAGTAAACCCACCTAAGAAATGGTTTTCTTTCTCTAACAATAAAAGTCCGATTCCTCTTTCAGTTTTTACAGATAAAATAACGTTATTCCAACAATTTAAAGAACAATTAGAAATCCAAGGAATAGCTGCAAAATAATTAGTTTGCCTTATCTAACTGCTTTGCAGTTACACTACTGTTCTCTACAACATAATCCAACGCAACTTTTCTTGTTGGTGCTTGGTACGCGTCAAAATACAATTGAACATACGCTTCAAGCGCTCTTTCTCCGGAAAGTGTTTGTGTGTTTTGAAGTGCGATAACATCCCACAATCCGCCGCCTTGATTCGTAAGATCATAAACTTCTTGTGGAATTGCTTGAAGAACACCACGAATAACTTCTTTGTCAGAAATACTCTCTTTAGGATCTCCTTTGATATTGTTGCTTGCAACTTCGTCTCGCGCGACATCCTCTCTCATAAACGCAAACTCTAGTGGAGGAGAAGCTAAAAGGACAGCACCTTTATTTGTTGTTAATGTGAAGCGAACACCTGCTGTCGCGGTTTTTCTGCTCACTTCTTCAGTATAAGTAAAAGGTGCGGTCATTGTGTCTGAGGTAAACATAGAAGTTGCTTGCAGTTCTTCTTGCGCTGCTTGGCAATCATGACTTGCCGCGTCCGCGGCGCTTACTCTTGAAGAAGCGTCAACTGTTTTTGCAAGACCAAACGCGATACCAAGAAGATCAGTGCCTCCACTTGAGCTTGCCGCGTTGATTGCTCCTGCAAATCCATTAAATCCTTGAACACCTGCGCCTCGCGCAGCGTCTCTTCGCGCAAAATAATCTGCGCATTCAATGTCAACGGTCTGTTGCAGTGCTGCGTATTCTCCATTGAATGTTTTCATTGTTCCTGTTGGCACAAGAATAGTATATCTCTGTGATTTTGTTTTTTCATCAACTTCTATTGTTCGTACATCAACGGTGAGCGTATATGCGCCACCAGAAGGAACTACTTCTATTCCAAGTTTATATCCTTTATCGAGAAGTGCGTACTGAAGATATTCTCCTCTTCCACTTTGAGTTTGATCAGTGACACGAATGTTAATTTGATACGTATCTACGTAATCTCGAAGTGCAGTAGTTGTTGCAGTTAGTCGTGGTTTAAGTTCATCACGAAAAGCTGTTCCTGCAATTTCCTGTGCTTCTAAAAGTTGGAGAAGTGCATTTCCGGGAAGATTTCGAGAAGAGTACGAATCTGCTGTTTTGATCTTTTCTTTTACTGCTAACATTTCTTGAACAGAAAGTGTTGGTTCGGCAGCATACGCTGCTGTTGCAATTGTTGCCCCAATAAGTAACGAATATGCCGATCTCATAAAAACAAAGAAACCTTTATAAGTTTATATAGTTTTCTCCCTAAATAGTAATAACTGTGATGATTATGTTAGAAACTAAAATATCAAAAGTAACAGCAACCATTGTTGCAGCAACTATGCTTAATGGATGTATTGCGCCGCAAACCTATTCTTGGAAGATGGAATCTGTAGTGAGTACCGCGTATAAAGAAGTAGGAGAAGAAACCGCGGCGGAAACTCGATATAAAGTAAGTCATTCTATTTCTGAGAGTGGTACTCTTTCTATAAATGTGAAGAAGCAAGATTATGAAGTAGAATATGATGTTTTGCAACCCATACAAACACAACAACAAAGACAGTATGCGTATGGAAAGAGTAAAGTTGCTGCGGTAACAACAGATGTTGGTTTAGTAGTTGCTGCAATTGGTTATGGGATAATGCTAGGCGTTAAAGAAGAACATTGTAGCCCATATAATCCTGATTTTTGTTTAGAGAAGTCTCCAGGTTATAGTTATATCATTGCTGCACCTGGCACATTCCTTGCTGCAGGAGGTATCGCAAGTTATATTCTTACTCCAAAAAAAAATCGCCCTACGAGAAATTATCAAACAGTGGAAGTAGAGCTTGATAAAAGAGAAATAAAACAAACAGGGGAACAGATACTCTATATCATCCCTGCAATTAGTGCTCCATTGGAAATAGCTTCATCATACTTTACGATTGATGAAACAGGACATACTTTCACCACTAAAACAAATGTCATGGGAAATGTAACAATCCAACTCTCTCCCTCTTCTCCTAATTTTACCTTTACGCTTGATCAGGTTGCAGAGATTGATGCTGCGCAACAACTAAACGAAGCGGGTTATAGGCAGGAAAAATATCTTCCTCTTCTTGAGCAGGCAGCAGTTCCTGTGACCTACAATGTTACGATACAAACAAAAGCGACAGATGGGAAAAATGCAGAAGTTACAATTCCTGTCAAAGGATATGAACTTTCTCAGAAAGCATTGGAACAAGTTGTTATGAGTCTCTGATTTCCTAGCATAAAAATCTCTCACGCATAATATCATTCTTGACTTGCCAAAATAATATTTTCTTTGGCTTTATTCTCTCTTCAAATTCATTAAGAAAGCGATCAAGTTGTACACCATTTTTAAAGAATGCTTCTGCTAAAAAGACATGAGGAAGATCTAACTGAAGAAGGGTGTTCAAATTATCTTTACACAAAAATTTTACATCTCTTTCATCATAAAAATCAAAATAAAAAATAATGTGCAGAGGATATCCAAGCTTTGCAAAGTCAAGAAGCACAGTGTTTTTGCGAATTGTGCCACTGTTTCGTAATCTCTGAAGATTTGTATAAAGGGTTATTGCGGGTATATTTGTTTCTTTATGCAAATGATTGACAGAGACACGACAATTCTGTCGCAATGCTTGGAGTATTTTCCTCTGTGTTTCTTTCATGGTTCTACCTTTGTGCGTATTGTTCGACAAGTGCAGGAATTTCCTTATAGTGGTCAAAAGCATATTCCGTTGCTTTCATTCCAACATAGCCTCCTGCGCCCATAAGTAACCCAACAAGTGTTAAGCCAACAACTTGTTTGGCAAAATCAGCATGCCAGCTTTTGTAAGGCACTCTTGATGGTACTTCTCCTTTAGTTACCACATATGCCAATCCTTCAATTTTATAGAGATGCGGTGTTATTTGCTTTGGTGCGTTCTCCAAAATCAACTCCATGTTTTTGTCTTCTACTATCATTTTCTTTTCCCCCGTTGCTGTTACGCAACAGTAGTTACTGTAAAGTAGTAACTATATAAGCTTAATTCTAATATTATTCGAATATTTTGGTATATTGGCTTAAAAAGGAGAAGTTTGTTTATAAATCGGGCAAAAATGAGGTAACTACTTTATCTGAGCTAAGTTGAAAGAAATAGTATGTTTTATTCAAGATATCCGTTATATAAGTCAATATCTGCGCCAGTAGGGCTTTCTGCACCAATGTTATTGTAAACGCGCGCAAGAACAAGTTCAAGTTCGTGTGGTTGATCTGCTGAAGGAGCGGAATCCATGATAAAACTATCATCAACACTATCAGAGGTATCTTGGTCTTCTATATTTGTATGTTCTAAAAGAGAATGCCCACTTTCATGCATTATGTAAGTCACAAC
The genomic region above belongs to Candidatus Woesearchaeota archaeon and contains:
- a CDS encoding Lrp/AsnC family transcriptional regulator; amino-acid sequence: MKETQRKILQALRQNCRVSVNHLHKETNIPAITLYTNLQRLRNSGTIRKNTVLLDFAKLGYPLHIIFYFDFYDERDVKFLCKDNLNTLLQLDLPHVFLAEAFFKNGVQLDRFLNEFEERIKPKKILFWQVKNDIMRERFLC
- a CDS encoding divergent PAP2 family protein, giving the protein MINFYDLFASPVFWAIIVAVIAAQGVKIVLLVFKQRQKFIWEDLFVTGSMPSAHAAIVVSLVVILLLTEGFSPLFFVSFVFAAIVIRDAVGVRRTVGEESKVLTNVITVLKTKFHIAISRKMHQSLGHQPIEVFVGTLIGIASAIVVYLAL
- a CDS encoding nucleotidyltransferase domain-containing protein, whose translation is MLFTENERKVLKIIGTSGGNLSINGLSNEVNISAGSAYKVLTKFEKEEIITPHPFSNIVTYQFNFENEKTKPLLQLVYTPDKLEGKIKRRAEEFLALKKLTSLCIFFGSYITSKAKPSDLDVLFVIEKENYNTFKQALAKAQDITPVKIHDIVQTQSDLIQNLKKHDPIVVSAIQTGIVLWGYETLVQVIKDANQ
- a CDS encoding ATP-dependent DNA helicase, which encodes MTEIPEILFPHEEVRPIQKDVIADIKAAVENKEHILLHAPTGLGKSAAALSATLPHALKNNLTVFFLTSRHTQHEIAIRTLQEIKEKYNIKLIVADIIGKKWMCLFPGIEELTSGEFTEFCKATVEGGKCEFYTNVRTNFKLSVQGQKTVAEVKQNIHPTEEIINICRQDSVCPYEITMEMVKEADVIVGDYSYIFNPMISEVLFRKTGKTMDKAIVIVDEGHNLPSRVRSSASIKLTSIMLKNAIKEARKYQYTETLESLVNIQNILINSAHSLAVGQQKLMAREDFMQQVQMFKEYKKLMEDLTFIAEAVRQLQKKSAIGGIVNFLKWWEGQSEGFARILEINRSQQEIIISLHYKCLDPSVVTKQIIEQTYSTIIMSGTLTPTNMYRDILGFDKENTTEHVYDSPFPEKNRMCLVVPKTTTKFTERSEQQFNAIAQECAVMTNAVKGNSIIFFPSYAMRDAVYKYFSTESKRTLFSEVPNMSKEEKGELLEKFKSYKEIGAVLLGAVSGSYGEGVDLPGDLLKCVIIVGLPLTTPDLETKQLIEYFENKFKRGWDYGYVFPAFNKILQNAGRCIRSETDRGVIVFMDERYGWPMYSRCFPEDLHVEMSTEPEVDIQLFFGKK